A genomic segment from Chitinophaga niabensis encodes:
- the ppk1 gene encoding polyphosphate kinase 1, which yields MSMDSNAAPVPVKEKKIPVKKVTKLKTVSKKIKTIVRDISWLSFNARVLQEAADTTVPLLERIRFLGIFSNNLDEFFRVRVATLKRMGAVGKTAKMHLEENPDQILEEIQRTVLSQQQEFNRIWKEIEEALRNERIFLHTEKQLNREQQKYVQDYFNEEVRTNIIPLMIESIPHMPYLRDKSIYLAIVLAKEDNSVRQKFALIEIPASVLPRFLILPSKEGEHDIMLLEDVIRYNLPHIFSYFGYNKFSSYIIKVTRDAELDIDNDIATSIIHQIEKGLKARRKGKPVRFIYDQQIDPLLLEFLMRRMGLSKKDNLIPGGRIHNFKDFMDFPAKVFTRERMHRKTFIHPLFQNAPSVMQVIAQSDVMLHFPYHSFDTIIDLLREAAMDPNVTTIKITAYRLAKNSKIINALINAVRNGKQVSVVLELRARFDEEANLKWKERLEEEGVKVLFGVPGMKVHAKLCVIKKRIANKTVQYGFVSTGNLNEKTAKLYGDHCLLTTNRNVMADINRIFTFLENRSHDEKILHACKTLIVSPHNMRKFFVRMIEREIRNAQRKKKASIILKMNSLSDEELISKLYDAAKAGVTVQLIIRGICCAFTENKKWKKDMEAISIVDEYLEHARVFIFHNNGHERVFLASSDWMVRNLDHRVEAAVSIENNSIKKELIEILNIQLNSNVKVRVLDNEQQNAYKHTTGRKMRAQVEIFKYLHEKTYL from the coding sequence ATGAGTATGGACTCTAATGCTGCTCCTGTACCGGTGAAAGAAAAAAAGATACCGGTGAAAAAAGTTACCAAGTTAAAGACCGTTTCCAAAAAGATAAAGACCATTGTAAGGGATATCAGCTGGCTTTCATTCAATGCCCGTGTATTACAGGAAGCAGCAGACACTACCGTTCCGCTCCTGGAAAGGATCCGCTTCCTGGGTATTTTCTCCAATAACCTGGATGAATTCTTCCGTGTAAGGGTAGCCACCTTAAAAAGAATGGGCGCAGTAGGCAAAACCGCCAAGATGCACCTGGAAGAAAATCCCGACCAGATCCTGGAAGAGATCCAGCGTACCGTACTCAGCCAGCAGCAGGAGTTTAACCGCATCTGGAAAGAGATAGAAGAAGCCCTCAGGAACGAAAGGATCTTCCTGCATACAGAAAAACAACTCAACAGGGAACAGCAGAAATATGTGCAGGATTACTTCAATGAAGAAGTACGCACCAATATCATTCCCCTGATGATAGAAAGTATCCCGCACATGCCTTACCTGCGGGATAAATCCATCTACCTGGCCATTGTACTGGCAAAAGAAGATAATTCCGTTCGCCAGAAGTTTGCGCTCATTGAAATACCGGCATCTGTTCTCCCCCGCTTCCTCATTCTCCCTTCCAAAGAAGGTGAGCATGACATTATGCTGCTGGAGGACGTGATCCGTTACAACCTGCCGCATATCTTCTCCTACTTCGGTTATAATAAGTTCTCTTCCTACATCATCAAAGTGACCAGGGATGCAGAACTGGATATAGACAACGATATTGCTACCAGCATCATTCACCAGATAGAAAAAGGGCTCAAGGCCCGCAGGAAAGGCAAACCCGTACGCTTCATCTACGATCAGCAGATAGATCCCCTCCTGCTGGAATTCCTGATGCGCAGGATGGGGCTTTCCAAAAAAGACAATCTTATTCCCGGTGGCAGGATCCATAACTTCAAAGACTTTATGGATTTCCCCGCAAAGGTGTTCACACGGGAACGCATGCACCGCAAAACCTTTATCCATCCACTGTTCCAGAATGCGCCCAGCGTAATGCAGGTGATTGCTCAAAGTGATGTGATGCTGCACTTCCCCTATCATTCCTTTGATACCATCATCGATCTGCTGCGGGAAGCAGCCATGGACCCGAATGTAACCACCATCAAAATAACCGCCTACCGCCTCGCTAAAAACAGTAAGATCATCAACGCCCTTATCAATGCCGTACGCAATGGCAAACAAGTGTCTGTTGTGCTGGAACTCCGCGCCAGGTTCGACGAAGAGGCTAACTTAAAATGGAAGGAAAGACTGGAAGAAGAAGGTGTGAAGGTATTGTTTGGCGTACCCGGCATGAAAGTACATGCCAAGCTATGCGTGATCAAAAAACGCATTGCCAATAAAACAGTGCAGTATGGTTTTGTGAGTACCGGCAACCTCAATGAAAAAACAGCCAAATTATACGGCGATCATTGCCTGCTCACCACCAACCGGAACGTGATGGCAGACATCAACCGCATCTTCACTTTCCTGGAGAACAGGAGCCATGATGAAAAGATCCTGCATGCCTGTAAAACCCTGATAGTGAGCCCGCATAATATGCGCAAGTTCTTTGTGCGGATGATAGAACGTGAGATACGCAATGCACAGCGCAAAAAGAAAGCTTCCATCATTCTCAAAATGAATTCATTATCAGATGAGGAACTGATCTCAAAATTGTACGATGCCGCCAAAGCAGGTGTAACCGTACAGCTGATCATCAGGGGCATCTGCTGTGCCTTCACAGAGAATAAAAAATGGAAGAAAGATATGGAGGCCATCAGTATCGTGGATGAATACCTGGAACATGCCAGGGTATTCATTTTCCACAACAACGGCCATGAGCGGGTATTCCTCGCCTCATCCGACTGGATGGTGCGCAACCTGGACCACCGCGTGGAAGCTGCAGTGTCCATCGAAAATAATTCCATCAAAAAAGAATTAATAGAGATCCTGAACATCCAGCTAAACAGCAATGTGAAAGTGCGCGTGCTGGACAATGAGCAGCAAAATGCCTATAAACACACCACTGGCCGCAAGATGCGGGCACAGGTGGAAATATTCAAATACCTCCACGAAAAAACATACCTTTGA
- a CDS encoding glycogen/starch synthase, producing the protein MSTKKRILFIAQEMSPYLELSDYAAMVNKMAIKSNEAGLEVRVIMPRFGSINERRHRLHEVVRLSGINIVIDGDDYPLIIKVASLPNARLQVYFLDNEDYFKRKAVFNDDDGKFYDDNAAREIFFCKGALETVKKFGWPPDIIHCSGWMTSLIPVYLKTAYKKEPVFAHSKTVFSLEPNSFKEKLGATFLKKAIISNQIKEKDLELYKEGTNAALNKGACKYADAVVVASDKADKKLVDELKAEKGKIIVPFKKDNEDLADYLQLYHQLLGLK; encoded by the coding sequence ATGTCCACAAAGAAACGAATTCTTTTTATTGCCCAGGAGATGTCGCCTTATCTTGAATTGAGTGATTATGCGGCTATGGTCAATAAGATGGCGATTAAATCCAATGAGGCCGGTCTGGAGGTGAGGGTTATCATGCCGAGGTTTGGAAGTATTAATGAACGCAGGCATAGATTACATGAAGTGGTGCGCCTTTCAGGGATCAACATTGTGATTGACGGGGATGATTATCCGCTGATCATCAAGGTTGCTTCCTTACCTAATGCCAGGTTGCAGGTTTACTTCCTGGACAATGAAGATTATTTCAAACGTAAAGCGGTATTTAACGACGATGACGGAAAATTTTACGATGACAATGCAGCCCGTGAGATCTTCTTTTGCAAAGGTGCACTGGAAACCGTAAAGAAATTTGGCTGGCCTCCTGACATTATCCATTGCAGTGGCTGGATGACCTCCCTGATCCCCGTTTACTTAAAAACGGCGTATAAAAAAGAACCTGTTTTTGCCCATTCAAAAACGGTATTTTCCTTAGAGCCTAATTCATTTAAAGAGAAATTAGGCGCTACTTTCCTGAAAAAAGCGATCATTAGTAACCAGATCAAAGAAAAAGACCTGGAATTATATAAAGAAGGAACCAATGCTGCGCTGAATAAAGGAGCATGCAAATATGCCGATGCGGTGGTTGTGGCCAGCGACAAGGCGGACAAAAAGTTGGTGGACGAACTGAAAGCAGAAAAAGGTAAGATCATCGTTCCTTTTAAAAAGGACAATGAAGATCTGGCAGACTACCTGCAGCTTTATCATCAATTATTGGGCTTAAAATAA
- the panB gene encoding 3-methyl-2-oxobutanoate hydroxymethyltransferase — protein sequence MSAASKEIKRITTHILQKMKMDGERISMLTAYDFSMAGILDDAGIDILLVGDSASNVMAGHETTLPITLDQMIYHAASVVRAIKRSFVVVDLPFGSYQGNSKEALISTIRIMKETGAHGVKIEGGEEVIESVKRIISSGVPVMGHLGLTPQSIYKFGTYAVRATDDTEAQKLLKDAKLLQEAGAFAIVLEKIPALLAKQVAEELTIPVIGIGAGKYVDGQVLVMHDMLGINKEFKPRFLRRYLNLYDDIFKATQQYIHDIKSRDFPNDQEQY from the coding sequence ATGTCTGCTGCAAGTAAAGAGATCAAGCGCATCACCACACACATCCTGCAAAAAATGAAAATGGACGGAGAGCGTATTTCCATGCTCACCGCTTACGATTTTTCTATGGCAGGGATCCTGGATGATGCAGGAATAGACATATTACTGGTAGGAGATTCCGCCTCCAATGTAATGGCTGGTCACGAAACCACGCTGCCTATTACGCTGGACCAGATGATCTACCACGCCGCATCCGTAGTAAGGGCCATCAAACGCAGTTTTGTAGTGGTAGACCTTCCCTTCGGTTCCTACCAGGGCAACTCCAAAGAAGCCCTGATATCCACCATCCGCATCATGAAGGAAACCGGTGCGCATGGCGTAAAGATAGAAGGTGGCGAAGAAGTGATAGAATCCGTGAAAAGGATCATCAGCTCAGGTGTTCCGGTAATGGGGCACTTAGGCTTAACGCCACAGTCCATTTACAAATTTGGCACCTACGCCGTACGTGCCACGGACGATACAGAAGCCCAGAAACTGCTCAAAGATGCCAAACTGCTGCAGGAAGCAGGTGCATTTGCCATTGTACTGGAAAAGATCCCTGCCCTGCTGGCCAAACAGGTGGCAGAGGAACTGACCATTCCCGTGATCGGCATCGGCGCCGGTAAATATGTGGATGGCCAGGTGCTGGTGATGCACGATATGCTGGGCATCAACAAAGAGTTCAAGCCCCGTTTCCTGCGCCGCTACCTGAACCTTTATGATGATATCTTCAAAGCTACCCAGCAATATATCCACGATATCAAAAGCCGGGACTTTCCTAACGATCAGGAACAATACTAA
- a CDS encoding DUF4270 family protein, whose amino-acid sequence MKINFRNLGYSAAFLTALYAFTGCNESTILGKDLIPGSDKVTVKDTTINNLITLNVQEADSSIRTGQANYGAALGSITDDPIFGKSSGFLYTGVGLPKLEFSFAGTGQTLDSVVLYIGCDTLWYGENQGMNLRVYRMNEPDFKADSNYSYTRPLSYDQGELLANVTAFPVYPKDSLSIYGVKQAPALRIPLSAAFGNLLLQQRADGAFKDDTTFKAFLKGLAIVPDTNVSKTMLFVNLNKGDTRISVYYKNSTEDSLIANFPFQQYYSPHANYFTRNYTNAQVAPYLNTNKPTGDTAIYLQEAPGIYTKFQIPGIENFPKAIINKAELVFTKINSNLAGKEKIFTDPDRLFLWRYITHDSLGYIVDYGNPSNPDLAYFGGNRTVISNIGGIEVVQYKFNIARHLQFMLDKKLDNSVFKLEAVSNRHQIDMRSVKVGGGTGTPPINAKLRIIYTQL is encoded by the coding sequence GTGAAGATCAATTTCAGGAATCTTGGCTATAGTGCTGCTTTCTTAACGGCGTTATATGCATTTACCGGTTGTAATGAATCCACCATTCTGGGTAAGGACCTTATCCCAGGCTCTGATAAAGTAACCGTAAAAGATACAACGATCAATAACCTGATCACGCTGAATGTGCAGGAAGCAGATTCCAGCATCCGTACCGGTCAGGCCAACTATGGCGCAGCGCTTGGAAGCATCACCGATGATCCCATCTTCGGTAAATCAAGTGGTTTCCTTTATACCGGCGTAGGTCTTCCCAAATTAGAATTCTCCTTCGCAGGGACCGGCCAAACGCTGGATTCTGTTGTATTATACATAGGATGTGATACCCTTTGGTATGGCGAGAACCAGGGCATGAACCTGAGAGTGTACCGGATGAATGAGCCCGATTTCAAGGCAGACTCTAATTACAGTTATACAAGGCCCCTGAGTTACGACCAGGGCGAACTGCTGGCGAATGTTACGGCTTTCCCGGTATATCCTAAGGATTCCCTCTCCATTTACGGGGTAAAACAGGCGCCCGCGCTGCGCATCCCGCTGAGTGCAGCCTTTGGTAACCTGTTACTGCAGCAGCGTGCAGATGGTGCCTTTAAAGACGATACTACTTTCAAAGCCTTCCTGAAGGGATTGGCTATTGTTCCGGATACCAATGTGAGCAAAACCATGCTCTTCGTAAACCTGAACAAGGGCGATACCCGTATTTCCGTTTATTATAAGAACTCTACGGAAGACTCACTGATTGCAAACTTCCCATTCCAGCAATACTACAGCCCGCATGCTAATTACTTTACCCGTAATTACACCAACGCGCAGGTGGCTCCTTATCTTAATACCAACAAACCAACAGGGGATACAGCCATCTATTTGCAGGAAGCGCCGGGTATCTACACCAAGTTCCAGATCCCGGGTATAGAAAACTTCCCCAAGGCCATCATCAACAAGGCTGAACTGGTGTTCACCAAGATCAACAGCAACCTGGCCGGTAAGGAAAAGATCTTTACCGATCCGGACCGGTTATTCCTCTGGAGATACATCACGCACGACAGTCTTGGATATATCGTAGACTACGGTAACCCCTCCAATCCTGACCTCGCTTACTTCGGTGGTAATAGAACCGTCATTTCTAATATAGGAGGCATTGAAGTTGTGCAATATAAGTTTAATATTGCGCGGCATTTGCAGTTCATGCTGGACAAGAAATTAGATAATTCAGTGTTCAAGCTGGAAGCAGTCTCCAACAGGCACCAGATAGATATGAGGAGTGTGAAAGTGGGCGGCGGTACAGGTACTCCACCTATCAATGCCAAACTAAGAATAATTTATACTCAACTATAA
- a CDS encoding lysylphosphatidylglycerol synthase transmembrane domain-containing protein, producing the protein MAMPKALKNVLKFFVFLSIGLLMIWLALKDMTPKDYQDVKTAFLSGNYWLIIPAFIIGIGSHLSRALRWRILIETQGFKPGVLNTFFAVMVGYLVNMGVPRLGEIARCGVLANYEKIPADKLIGTMIAERALDLCCLMLVFLICFLLQIDIVLAFLNAEVWPNMAKMNGSKLLIVLAIALVAIAVLIFLFKRFAASRAAIKLRALLRGVLEGVLSIGKMDKKKLFWFIIHTLCIWAQYLAMLYVGFLCLPATRELGFTAALTVLALGSIAMIVSPGGIGVYPYLVQKTLLLYNIALPIGWAFGWIIWGAQTLLICLLGLMSFIWLPIHNKKA; encoded by the coding sequence ATGGCCATGCCCAAAGCGCTTAAAAATGTACTGAAATTCTTTGTTTTTTTAAGCATTGGACTGCTCATGATCTGGCTTGCCCTGAAGGACATGACGCCTAAGGACTACCAGGATGTGAAGACCGCTTTCCTCAGCGGTAACTACTGGCTCATTATCCCCGCTTTCATCATCGGCATAGGCAGCCACCTTTCCCGCGCACTGCGCTGGCGCATACTCATAGAAACACAGGGGTTTAAACCCGGCGTACTGAATACCTTTTTTGCCGTGATGGTAGGTTACCTCGTGAATATGGGCGTGCCCCGCCTCGGCGAAATTGCCCGTTGCGGTGTACTCGCCAATTATGAAAAGATCCCGGCAGACAAGCTGATAGGTACCATGATCGCAGAAAGAGCGCTGGACCTATGCTGCCTCATGCTCGTATTCCTCATTTGCTTCCTCCTGCAGATAGATATTGTACTGGCCTTCCTGAATGCTGAAGTATGGCCTAACATGGCCAAAATGAACGGATCAAAGCTCCTCATTGTACTGGCCATAGCATTGGTGGCAATAGCCGTATTGATATTCCTCTTCAAACGTTTTGCCGCTTCCAGGGCCGCTATTAAATTGCGCGCATTGCTGAGGGGTGTACTGGAAGGCGTGCTTTCCATTGGTAAAATGGATAAAAAGAAACTGTTCTGGTTCATCATCCATACACTCTGCATCTGGGCACAATACCTGGCCATGCTGTATGTAGGTTTCCTTTGCCTCCCCGCTACCCGGGAACTGGGCTTTACCGCGGCACTCACCGTACTGGCGTTAGGCAGTATAGCCATGATCGTTAGCCCCGGCGGCATAGGCGTATATCCTTACCTTGTTCAGAAAACACTCCTCTTATATAATATAGCACTTCCCATCGGCTGGGCTTTCGGCTGGATCATCTGGGGAGCACAAACCCTGCTTATCTGCCTGCTGGGGCTTATGTCCTTTATCTGGCTGCCCATTCACAACAAAAAAGCGTAA
- a CDS encoding Ppx/GppA phosphatase family protein, whose translation MKLAAIDIGSNAARLLISEASPKANGEMDFTKVNLVRVPLRLGIDVFATGTISVKRADSLVNTIKAYKLLLDVYEVKYLKAAATSAMRDATNGLQILERVKRETGMDIRVITGQEEASYIYENHVAENMDKTKSYLYIDVGGGSTELTLFSGNRLVFKESFNIGTIRLLQNKVTEQHWQQMKDFLKTQLRGNNQVIAIGSGGNINKIFSLSKRKEGKPLSLDLLKDYYKEFSSFSVEERIHLYNLREDRADVIVPALQIYVNVMRWTDIMEIFVPKIGLADGLVRSLYNEIHQLKMQ comes from the coding sequence ATGAAGCTGGCAGCTATAGACATCGGTTCCAACGCCGCACGTTTGTTAATATCAGAAGCATCTCCCAAAGCAAACGGCGAGATGGATTTCACCAAAGTAAACCTGGTGCGCGTGCCGCTGCGTTTAGGCATAGACGTTTTTGCTACCGGCACCATCTCCGTGAAGCGGGCAGACAGCCTTGTGAATACCATCAAAGCCTATAAACTGCTGCTGGACGTATACGAAGTAAAATACCTGAAAGCTGCCGCCACCTCCGCCATGCGCGATGCCACCAACGGCCTGCAGATCCTGGAGAGGGTGAAACGGGAAACAGGGATGGACATCCGCGTGATCACCGGCCAGGAAGAAGCCTCTTATATATATGAGAACCATGTGGCAGAAAACATGGATAAAACCAAAAGTTATCTCTATATAGATGTAGGCGGCGGCAGTACAGAACTCACTTTATTCAGCGGCAACCGCCTGGTATTCAAAGAATCCTTCAACATCGGCACCATCCGCCTGCTACAGAACAAAGTAACGGAGCAGCACTGGCAGCAAATGAAGGATTTCCTGAAAACACAGCTCCGCGGGAATAACCAGGTGATTGCCATCGGTTCCGGTGGTAACATCAACAAGATATTCTCCCTTTCCAAACGGAAAGAAGGCAAACCCCTTTCTTTAGACCTGCTCAAAGACTATTATAAAGAATTCAGCAGCTTTTCCGTGGAAGAACGCATCCATCTCTACAATCTCCGGGAAGACCGCGCAGACGTGATCGTACCTGCTTTGCAGATCTATGTGAACGTAATGCGCTGGACAGATATCATGGAAATATTCGTACCCAAGATCGGTCTCGCCGATGGTTTGGTACGTTCGCTCTACAATGAGATACATCAGCTAAAAATGCAATAA
- a CDS encoding DUF1338 domain-containing protein has product MTTLETVLNGLMSRYKERVPDVGAIINAMIKEGVISHANDIENDHIAFRTLGVEHLGIQSLEKIFLHYGYTKMEYYNFPEKKLDAYWYAPPSEQYPRIFISELRVKELSPEAQQIIKSYTNEVKQDPVNNLDLDNGAAVDTFLHSALWHTPTLQDYKTLAAESEYAAWVIYNRYYLNHFTVSVHNLKAGYNTVADFNIFLERNGFHLNDSGGKIKTSPDKGLLQSSTVARMIEATFANEEKHAIAGSYVEFAERRVLPQFAHLPAAEIKRKHRREGFEANNADKIFESTYSTQTGKV; this is encoded by the coding sequence ATGACAACACTGGAAACAGTCTTAAATGGCCTTATGAGCCGTTATAAGGAGCGCGTGCCCGATGTGGGTGCCATTATCAACGCCATGATAAAAGAGGGCGTTATAAGCCACGCAAATGACATTGAGAACGATCATATTGCCTTCCGCACCCTGGGTGTGGAACATTTAGGCATTCAATCCCTCGAAAAGATCTTCCTCCATTACGGTTATACCAAAATGGAATACTATAACTTCCCCGAAAAGAAACTGGATGCTTACTGGTATGCTCCCCCGTCCGAGCAATATCCCCGCATCTTCATCTCTGAGCTGCGTGTAAAAGAGCTAAGCCCTGAAGCGCAACAGATCATCAAAAGCTACACCAACGAAGTAAAGCAGGACCCGGTGAACAACCTGGACCTCGATAACGGTGCAGCCGTAGATACTTTCCTGCACAGCGCCCTCTGGCATACGCCTACTCTGCAGGATTATAAAACCCTTGCTGCCGAAAGCGAATATGCAGCCTGGGTGATCTACAACCGTTATTACCTGAACCACTTCACCGTGAGTGTACATAACCTCAAAGCAGGCTATAACACCGTTGCGGACTTTAATATCTTTTTAGAACGAAATGGTTTTCACCTCAATGATTCCGGCGGGAAGATCAAAACCAGTCCGGATAAAGGCCTGCTCCAAAGCTCCACCGTTGCCCGCATGATAGAAGCCACTTTTGCGAATGAGGAAAAACATGCTATCGCAGGCTCTTATGTAGAGTTTGCCGAACGCCGCGTGTTACCTCAATTTGCGCATTTACCGGCTGCAGAGATCAAACGCAAACATCGCAGAGAGGGCTTTGAAGCGAATAATGCGGATAAGATCTTTGAGAGTACTTATTCTACGCAGACGGGGAAAGTGTAA
- the panD gene encoding aspartate 1-decarboxylase, translated as MLIEILKSKIHRAVITEANLNYVGSITIDEDLMDAANLITNEKVQVVNVNNGERLETYVIKGKRGSGVICMNGPAARLVQVGDVVIIISYATIDFEEAKKFTPVAVFPKEGNKL; from the coding sequence ATGTTGATCGAAATTCTGAAATCTAAGATTCACAGGGCGGTAATTACGGAAGCCAATCTGAACTACGTGGGCAGTATCACTATTGATGAAGATCTGATGGATGCAGCCAACCTGATAACTAATGAGAAAGTGCAGGTAGTAAACGTAAACAATGGCGAACGCCTGGAAACGTATGTCATTAAAGGCAAACGCGGCTCCGGCGTAATATGCATGAACGGCCCTGCGGCCCGCCTCGTACAGGTAGGCGATGTAGTGATCATTATATCCTACGCCACCATAGATTTCGAAGAAGCAAAAAAATTCACTCCTGTAGCCGTTTTCCCAAAGGAAGGCAATAAACTCTAA
- the panC gene encoding pantoate--beta-alanine ligase gives MYLFKQVADLREALEHEKKAGKRIGFVPTMGALHQGHISLIRQAKALTDIVVCSIFVNPTQFNDPKDFEKYPITIKEDILKLNDAETDILFIPSVAEMYPEGVNGLHLHYDFGYVETVLEGAFRKNHFQGVGMVVHKLLDIVQPHDLFMGQKDFQQCMIIKRLLEITGIPSTLHICPTLRENDGLAMSSRNMRLSQTERQTATQISRTLTYMKEQLRQLPFDVLKQNARKQLQDAGFQPDYVEIADTDNLQLLDKPIHKEMVMLIAAKLGEVRLIDNMIIPSMASIPLS, from the coding sequence ATGTATCTATTCAAACAGGTAGCGGATCTGAGAGAGGCGCTGGAACACGAAAAAAAGGCAGGAAAACGGATCGGATTCGTTCCCACCATGGGAGCATTGCACCAGGGGCACATTTCCCTTATCAGGCAAGCTAAAGCATTGACAGACATAGTAGTTTGCAGCATTTTTGTAAATCCTACACAATTTAATGACCCCAAAGATTTCGAGAAATATCCCATCACCATTAAGGAAGATATCCTGAAATTAAATGATGCAGAAACAGATATATTATTTATACCATCCGTGGCAGAGATGTACCCGGAGGGTGTGAACGGCCTTCACCTGCATTACGACTTCGGCTATGTTGAAACCGTACTGGAAGGCGCTTTTCGTAAGAACCATTTCCAGGGCGTGGGAATGGTGGTGCATAAACTGCTGGACATTGTACAGCCCCATGATCTTTTCATGGGCCAAAAGGATTTTCAGCAATGCATGATTATCAAGCGTTTACTGGAGATAACCGGAATTCCGTCTACATTACACATATGCCCTACCCTGCGGGAAAACGATGGTTTGGCCATGAGCAGCCGGAATATGCGCCTCAGCCAGACAGAAAGGCAAACCGCCACGCAGATCAGCCGTACTTTAACCTATATGAAGGAGCAACTCCGGCAACTTCCCTTTGATGTTTTAAAGCAGAATGCGCGCAAACAGTTGCAAGATGCTGGTTTTCAGCCAGATTACGTAGAAATTGCAGATACAGATAACCTGCAGTTATTAGACAAACCCATTCACAAAGAGATGGTGATGCTCATCGCTGCCAAATTGGGTGAGGTCCGGCTGATCGATAATATGATCATCCCTTCAATGGCATCAATTCCCCTGTCATAA